The genomic region CCGTGCCAGTTTACCCAGTCAGCCTGTGTGCCCTCAGAAAAGGGGTTCCTGCACCGCCGGCACTTCCGAGCTGTACTCCCCCGGTTCCACCAGGCGGCCCTTCAGCAGCCCGAGGTTCACCACGAAGTCCAGCTCCGAGCCGTCCAGACCGGCCAAGCCGTGGCTGCCGCACAAGGCTCTGAGGGTGAAGCCGTGACTTCCGCTGTGCATCCCGTGAGGGTACGCGTGCCGGGCAGCAGCCGCGCAGAGCTCCGCGGCCTGCGCCGGGCGGACCCACTGTTCATCCACGATGGCAAAACCCCCGACGGCGGTGCCTGCCAGGAGCGTCCGCACGTCCTCCGCCCGGCTCCGGTTCAGGAGGTCAAGCTCTTCGCCGGGGAGCGGGTCCGTCAGTGCGGCAGTCTTCACCGCGCCGCGCACCTGCTGGGCAAGGCCAGCTTCGCTCGTGGCCAGGTCCTCCAGGACGCGCACCACCCGCCCGTCCTCCGCCAGCGCGACGTAACGGGCAACCACCGCACCCTGCTCAGCCAGCCGGTTCCATTTGCGCGGCCGCGACGCCGTGCCGATCTTGCTGGCACCGTTGGCGAACGTGGCGACATAGAGCGAGTGCGGCTGCATGAGGTAGTCCCGCAGGCCGGCCGGGACCCGTCCGCCGCGGTGGAAGTCGTGGATCAGCCGGGTGTCGTCTGCCAGTTGGCAGGTCTCGCACTGGCTGCCCCGGACCGCAGGGGCGCTGCCCGGGCACGTCACGTGCCGGCGCTCGGTGGCGGAAAAAACCCTGGTGTGGCCGAGGCAGTGCTTGACGCCGTCCGCTAGCCGGAACCCGAGGCGGGTGCCGGCGTCGAGCGTCATCTCACTGAACCCGCCGGAACGGTGCTGGAGGCGCAGGACCGGCCGGCCGCCGTCGGACGATGCGGAAACGGCCGGCGGCCCATCCCAAAAGACCCCGTGCACCAGATAACGGGTATCGGTCACGGGGTCTCCTGGTAATGCTGATGCAGACTAGAGCGCTGGCTGTACGCCAAACGCTACCGCGAGCTTCATGATCTTCTCTGCGCGGCCGAGGCGGGGCAGGTCGGAGCCGTCGCGGATGACGCGGCCGTTGGCCTCGAAGTCGGCCATGAAGTCGGTGGCCCAAGCCACGTCCGACGGCGTGGGGCTGATGACCTCATTGATGACGCTGGTCTGGTCGATGGCCAGGCAGAGCTTTCCGGTCATACCCATCATTACGGTGACGCCGGTCTGCTCGCGCAGGATGGGGTGGTTGGTGCCCACAGTGGGCCCGTCGATGGGGCCCGGCAGGTTGCCCACCCGGCTGGCGACGACGAGCTTGGCGCGCGGGTAGGCCATGGCCTCCTGGGTGTTCGCCATGCCGGTGTCGCGGCGGAAGTCGCCGGAGCCGAAGGCCAAGCGGAACGCACCCTGGGCCTTGGCGATGTGGTTGGCTTCCTCGATGCCAAGAGCCGATTCCACGAGCGGGATGACCGGCGTCTTGCCGTCCATGCGGTGGAAGGACTCGGTGACCTGGTCGGCCGACTCCGTCTTGGCCAGCATGACGCCGAGCAGCCCCGGCGTGCCGCGCAGGCCCGCGAGGTCGTCGGCCCAGAACTTGCTGGTGGCGTCGTTGATCCGCACCCAGGCCCGGCCACCGCCGGAGAGCCAGTTCACCACATTCT from Arthrobacter globiformis harbors:
- a CDS encoding HpcH/HpaI aldolase/citrate lyase family protein; its protein translation is MTSTSTAEITRHERNIPAEIARSWLLVNAMKTELFDQSAVSRADSIILDIEDAVDPSQKDVARENVVNWLSGGGRAWVRINDATSKFWADDLAGLRGTPGLLGVMLAKTESADQVTESFHRMDGKTPVIPLVESALGIEEANHIAKAQGAFRLAFGSGDFRRDTGMANTQEAMAYPRAKLVVASRVGNLPGPIDGPTVGTNHPILREQTGVTVMMGMTGKLCLAIDQTSVINEVISPTPSDVAWATDFMADFEANGRVIRDGSDLPRLGRAEKIMKLAVAFGVQPAL
- a CDS encoding DUF2797 domain-containing protein, producing MTDTRYLVHGVFWDGPPAVSASSDGGRPVLRLQHRSGGFSEMTLDAGTRLGFRLADGVKHCLGHTRVFSATERRHVTCPGSAPAVRGSQCETCQLADDTRLIHDFHRGGRVPAGLRDYLMQPHSLYVATFANGASKIGTASRPRKWNRLAEQGAVVARYVALAEDGRVVRVLEDLATSEAGLAQQVRGAVKTAALTDPLPGEELDLLNRSRAEDVRTLLAGTAVGGFAIVDEQWVRPAQAAELCAAAARHAYPHGMHSGSHGFTLRALCGSHGLAGLDGSELDFVVNLGLLKGRLVEPGEYSSEVPAVQEPLF